In the genome of cyanobacterium endosymbiont of Braarudosphaera bigelowii, one region contains:
- the trmB gene encoding tRNA (guanosine(46)-N7)-methyltransferase TrmB: MARIRIRQHVNPLSIKYKKNIFLPSWDEIYINTNNPLHLDIGCARGKFLLKMALLYPDINFLGIEIRESLVIEANENCNRLKLSNLYFLFCNINTHIEPLLQSFQPGILNCVSIQFPDPWFKRSHQKRRVAQADLVCTVSNNLSKNGYIFLQSDIQSITREMEGEFMKNSALYEHYERTGLTANYFTILTEREAATLNKSKSVYRTLLQPAHNYN, from the coding sequence TTGGCAAGAATACGTATTCGTCAACACGTCAATCCATTAAGCATAAAATATAAAAAAAATATATTTCTACCCAGCTGGGATGAAATATATATTAATACGAATAACCCTCTACATTTGGACATAGGATGTGCAAGAGGTAAGTTTTTATTGAAAATGGCCCTTCTTTACCCAGATATTAATTTTTTAGGAATAGAAATTCGAGAATCCTTAGTTATAGAAGCTAATGAAAACTGTAATCGTCTTAAACTGTCTAACTTATACTTTTTGTTTTGTAATATCAATACGCATATTGAGCCGCTATTACAATCTTTTCAGCCAGGAATATTAAATTGTGTTAGTATTCAATTTCCTGATCCTTGGTTTAAGCGTAGCCATCAAAAAAGACGAGTGGCGCAAGCTGATTTAGTATGTACAGTTAGTAATAACTTAAGTAAAAATGGATATATTTTTCTACAATCAGATATTCAATCAATAACTAGGGAAATGGAAGGAGAGTTTATGAAAAATTCAGCTTTGTATGAGCATTACGAAAGAACTGGTTTGACAGCTAATTACTTCACTATTTTAACAGAGAGAGAAGCCGCAACACTGAATAAAAGTAAATCAGTTTATAGAACTCTATTACAACCAGCACATAACTATAATTAA
- a CDS encoding L,D-transpeptidase yields the protein MNSILSLFALTFILTSKSLTLLGKDIRIQKQFEILTSITENSTSVIASRKDEFMASHIILNLKERHIYVYQNSEVIANYKVAIGKEGWETPKGNFSVMQMVENPQWKNPWNGRISAAGPNSPLGERWIAFSRQDGKYVGFHGTSGEHSMGKAVSHGCVRMRNKDVKELYGLVGLGVPVVVQ from the coding sequence ATGAATTCTATTCTTTCTTTGTTTGCACTTACTTTTATACTTACTAGCAAAAGTTTAACACTGTTGGGTAAAGATATTAGAATCCAGAAACAGTTTGAAATATTAACTTCTATAACTGAAAATTCAACTAGCGTAATTGCCTCTAGAAAAGATGAATTTATGGCTAGTCATATTATTCTTAACCTAAAAGAACGTCATATCTATGTTTATCAAAATAGCGAAGTTATAGCAAATTATAAAGTAGCTATTGGTAAAGAAGGATGGGAAACCCCCAAGGGTAATTTTTCTGTAATGCAAATGGTAGAGAATCCTCAATGGAAAAATCCATGGAATGGAAGGATTAGTGCTGCTGGTCCCAATAGTCCTTTAGGAGAACGATGGATAGCTTTTAGTCGACAAGATGGCAAATACGTTGGATTTCATGGAACTTCAGGAGAACATTCTATGGGAAAAGCTGTTTCTCATGGATGTGTAAGAATGAGAAACAAAGATGTTAAAGAATTATATGGACTTGTGGGCCTAGGAGTACCTGTTGTTGTTCAATAA
- a CDS encoding S8 family serine peptidase — protein sequence MRQIFAWFISGLTTVFIVVAPCWGLNKSVRKLGIYADYLHKKPYNLTGQKIAIGQVEIGRPGRFGFDKIVAWNPNFQLAGIYYQNKAVKANSNLDNHAAMVAAVMISKDKKLRGVAPNAKLYASAVGALKGSGQPQECLTSQHIAQQNGGDLRAINFSFGESLEQDHHKDYKLDGSSLLTQCIDWSSRVHDTLYVIAGNQGQGGIPIPTDHYNGITTAYTTKQKGVYTKIDFTNLSALPVGIGRSLIKKEINFGKRRAINLLAPGGKVSIYDLSGIIQKVSGTSFAAPHITGSIALLQEFGDRQLKYKKSNWSLDSRRHEVSKAVLLNSADKLQDNGNGYLLNMTRTILSKSHYSWLQSEAYHNPEIPVDIQMGIGQLNVLRAYQQFSAGQWKPNNLVPPIGWDYGNVTQNNSQDYSISKPLHSNTYISITLVWDRLTELNDKNANQKYDLGESFNNRGLNNLDIFLMPTKTNNISQSVCASISRVDNLEHIFCTIPKTDHYKIRVQYTNQVNKPHQSYALAWWSVSN from the coding sequence ATGAGGCAAATCTTTGCGTGGTTTATCAGTGGCTTAACAACAGTTTTCATAGTTGTTGCACCTTGCTGGGGTCTAAATAAATCAGTAAGAAAATTAGGGATTTATGCTGATTATTTACATAAAAAACCATATAATTTAACTGGGCAAAAAATTGCTATCGGGCAGGTAGAAATTGGACGACCAGGAAGATTTGGTTTTGATAAAATTGTGGCTTGGAATCCTAATTTTCAATTAGCAGGGATTTATTATCAAAATAAAGCTGTTAAAGCAAATAGTAATTTAGATAATCATGCTGCAATGGTTGCAGCTGTAATGATAAGTAAAGATAAAAAACTACGCGGAGTTGCCCCTAATGCAAAGTTGTATGCTTCAGCCGTAGGGGCCTTGAAAGGCAGTGGTCAGCCTCAAGAATGCCTCACCAGTCAACATATAGCGCAACAAAACGGGGGAGATTTAAGGGCGATTAATTTTAGTTTTGGCGAATCTTTGGAACAAGATCATCATAAAGATTACAAATTAGATGGTAGTTCTCTCTTAACACAATGTATCGATTGGTCATCACGGGTACATGACACATTATATGTAATTGCTGGTAATCAGGGCCAGGGAGGAATTCCTATTCCGACAGATCACTACAATGGTATTACTACTGCTTATACAACTAAACAAAAAGGTGTCTATACAAAAATTGATTTTACTAACTTAAGTGCTCTTCCTGTAGGTATTGGACGTAGCTTGATCAAAAAGGAAATTAACTTTGGTAAAAGAAGAGCTATTAATTTATTAGCTCCAGGAGGAAAGGTTTCAATTTACGATCTTTCAGGTATTATTCAAAAAGTTAGTGGGACTAGTTTTGCAGCACCTCATATTACTGGATCTATCGCTTTATTACAAGAATTTGGTGATCGCCAATTAAAATATAAAAAATCTAATTGGAGTTTAGATTCTCGTCGTCATGAAGTTAGTAAGGCTGTGTTATTAAATTCTGCAGATAAACTACAAGATAATGGTAATGGCTATTTATTAAATATGACGAGAACTATATTAAGTAAATCACACTACAGTTGGTTACAATCTGAAGCTTATCATAATCCTGAAATTCCTGTTGATATACAAATGGGTATAGGGCAGCTCAACGTTTTACGGGCTTACCAACAATTTAGTGCTGGACAGTGGAAGCCAAATAATCTTGTACCACCTATAGGATGGGATTATGGTAATGTTACCCAAAATAATAGCCAGGATTATAGTATTTCAAAACCTTTACATAGCAATACTTATATCTCTATTACTCTAGTATGGGATCGCTTGACAGAACTGAATGATAAGAATGCAAACCAAAAATATGATTTAGGAGAAAGCTTTAATAATCGCGGATTAAACAATCTTGATATTTTTTTAATGCCTACAAAAACTAATAATATATCTCAAAGTGTTTGTGCTTCTATTAGCCGGGTTGATAATTTAGAACATATTTTTTGTACTATTCCAAAAACAGATCACTACAAAATACGAGTACAGTATACAAATCAAGTTAATAAGCCACATCAATCATATGCTTTAGCTTGGTGGAGTGTATCGAATTAA